One Bos taurus isolate L1 Dominette 01449 registration number 42190680 breed Hereford chromosome 3, ARS-UCD2.0, whole genome shotgun sequence DNA window includes the following coding sequences:
- the BOK gene encoding bcl-2-related ovarian killer protein → MEVLRRSSVFAAEIMDAFDRSPTDKELVAQAKALGREFVHARLLRAGLSWSAPERAAPVPGGRLAEVCAVLLRLADELELIRPSVYRNVARQLNLSLQSETVVTDAFLAVATQIFSAGITWGKVVSLYSVAAGLAVDCVRQAQPALVHALVDCLGEFVRKTLATWLRRRGGWTDVLKCVVSTDPGLRSHWLVAALCSFGRFLKAAFFMLLPER, encoded by the exons ATGGAGGTGCTGCGGCGCTCCTCGGTCTTCGCCGCCGAGATCATGGACGCCTTTGACCGCTCGCCCACCGACAAGGAGCTGGTGGCCCAGGCCAAGGCTCTCGGCCGCGAGTTCGTGCACGCGCGACTGCTGCGCGCTGGCCTCTCCTGGAGCGCGCCCGAGCGCGCCGCGCCGGTCCCCGGCGGCCGCCTGGCGGAGGTGTGCGCCGTGCTGCTGCGCCTGG CGGACGAGCTGGAGCTGATCCGGCCCAGTGTCTACCGCAACGTGGCCCGCCAGCTGAACCTCTCCCTGCAGTCGGAGACCGTGGTGACCGACGCCTTCCTGGCTGTGGCGACCCAGATCTTTTCTGCAG GCATCACGTGGGGCAAAGTTGTGTCCCTGTACTCCGTGGCCGCGGGGCTGGCCGTGGACTGTGTGCGGCAGGCCCAGCCCGCCCTGGTGCACGCCCTCGTCGACTGTCTCGGGGAGTTTGTGCGGAAGACGCTGGCAACCTGGCTGCGGAGGCGTGGTGGATGG acGGACGTGCTCAAGTGCGTGGTCAGCACCGACCCGGGCCTGCGCTCGCACTGGCTGGTGGCCGCGCTCTGCAGCTTTGGCCGCTTCCTGAAGGCAGCCTTCTTCATGCTGTTGCCGGAGAGATGA